The Punica granatum isolate Tunisia-2019 chromosome 4, ASM765513v2, whole genome shotgun sequence genome has a window encoding:
- the LOC116203007 gene encoding G-type lectin S-receptor-like serine/threonine-protein kinase At5g35370, giving the protein MGFLFLFPTAFLSCALLVSGITYSEFVHPNFTASNLQYAENSGSFLTSRNGTFKAAIFNPGAQQTNFYLCVIHVASNTIIWSANRDDPISNSGEMYLTSEGITISDESGNPKWSTPAIPSPAYAMMLSEMGNLVLLDRSNNSLWESFQHPTDTIVMGQLFPVKASFSSAVSPTDLSTGDYSLTLSSSDLHLQWRGLLYWKLSMDTKAYINSNSMVEYMAINRTGLYLLGGNGTVIIQVALSLSDFWIATLESSGRFIVKSFSADDWMDDFVGPSDSCRIPFLCGTVGSCRDGSASNTCSCPSNFHSVSPNRTGCVPTDGSYSLYPTCNSTDHSTHLIPSVLSYLTIGYGYDYFGSQFSGPVRSRVNLTACQDLCSGDCSCLGFLYENSSGDCYWIKSYLGSLISDIQRGEDLLGYIKVLVGSSPAKPGVKNDQSTKFPLSALVLLPSSAFILLIVLGSLWWRRQRISRDRDMKAGQYNLPSPEEPDAFQIPGLPKRFDYKELEVATDHFRTLIGSGGFGAVYKGTLPDKAVVAVKKITNLGIQGKKEFCTEIAIIGNIHHINLVKLRGFCARGSTRLLVFEYMNRGSLDRILFGNGPVLEWQERFNIALGTARGLAYLHSGCEQKIIHCDIKPENILLHDHFQVKISDFGLSKLLGPEQSSLFTTMRGTRGYLAPEWLTNSAISEKTDVYSFGMVLLEIVSGRKNCLLRTQSHSLEEDSSGTRSSSSSGSGLLYFPLFALEMHEQGKYAELADPRLENRVKRQDVEKLVRVALCCVHEEPSLRPNMAIVVGMLEGKIPLGHPRMESLNFLRFYGRRFTEASVIAEQENEENVLLYSQANACPTSTTSSSRKSMSYISSQQVSGPR; this is encoded by the coding sequence ATGGGATTCTTGTTCCTGTTCCCTACTGCTTTCCTTTCCTGTGCTCTGCTCGTCTCGGGCATCACCTATTCGGAGTTCGTGCATCCAAACTTCACTGCTTCGAACCTACAGTACGCTGAGAACTCCGGCTCGTTCCTAACCTCCCGGAATGGGACGTTTAAGGCTGCAATCTTCAATCCTGGGGCCCAACAGACCAACTTCTACTTGTGTGTCATCCATGTGGCATCCAACACGATAATATGGTCCGCTAATAGGGATGATCCCATCTCGAACTCTGGTGAGATGTATCTCACGTCGGAAGGGATCACCATTTCTGATGAAAGCGGCAATCCGAAATGGTCCACCCCAGCGATTCCATCGCCTGCGTACGCGATGATGCTGAGTGAGATGGGTAATCTCGTCTTGCTTGATCGGTCCAATAATTCTTTATGGGAGAGTTTCCAACATCCCACGGACACAATTGTGATGGGCCAGCTTTTCCCTGTCAAGGCGTCTTTCTCTAGTGCGGTATCACCTACAGACTTGTCCACGGGTGATTACAGCCTCACACTTAGCTCCTCGGATTTGCACTTACAGTGGAGGGGGCTGTTGTACTGGAAGTTGTCGATGGACACGAAAGCCTATATCAACTCGAACTCTATGGTCGAATACATGGCCATAAACAGGACAGGCCTATATTTGCTTGGAGGCAATGGAACAGTCATAATTCAGGTGGCCCTGTCACTCTCGGATTTCTGGATTGCCACATTAGAATCCTCAGGACGGTTCATAGTCAAGAGTTTCTCTGCTGACGACTGGATGGATGACTTTGTGGGCCCTTCTGACAGTTGCCGAATCCCGTTTCTCTGTGGAACagttgggtcatgcagagATGGCTCTGCATCCAACACCTGCTCGTGTCCCTCCAATTTTCATTCTGTTTCACCAAACAGGACCGGATGTGTACCAACTGATGGCTCTTATTCTTTATATCCGACTTGTAATTCAACCGACCACAGCACTCATTTGATCCCATCGGTTTTGTCGTACTTGACGATTGGGTATGGGTACGACTACTTTGGCAGCCAATTCTCAGGTCCTGTGAGGAGCAGGGTGAACCTGACAGCCTGTCAAGATCTTTGCTCAGGGGACTGTTCTTGCTTGGGATTCTTGTACGAGAATTCTTCCGGTGATTGTTACTGGATCAAGAGTTACTTAGGATCACTCATATCGGATATTCAGAGAGGGGAAGATCTTTTGGGTTACATCAAAGTCCTTGTTGGATCTTCTCCTGCAAAGCCTGGTGTTAAAAATGACCAAAGTACAAAATTTCCTCTGAGTGCTCTTGTGCTGCTACCTTCCAGTGCTTTCATTCTCTTAATCGTGCTGGGTTCTCTCTGGTGGAGGAGACAGAGAATCTCCAGGGACAGGGACATGAAAGCAGGTCAGTATAACCTACCTTCGCCAGAAGAGCCAGATGCCTTCCAAATCCCAGGCTTACCAAAGAGGTTCGATTACAAAGAGCTAGAGGTTGCTACTGATCATTTCAGGACCCTTATAGGTTCTGGCGGGTTTGGTGCTGTTTACAAGGGTACACTGCCTGACAAGGCAGTTGTGGCGGTGAAGAAGATAACAAATTTAGGGATCCAAGGAAAGAAGGAATTCTGCACTGAGATTGCCATTATTGGAAATATCCATCACATCAACTTGGTCAAATTGCGGGGTTTCTGTGCCCGGGGATCTACGCGCTTATTGGTCTTTGAGTATATGAATCGTGGGTCGCTGGACCGTATCCTCTTTGGCAATGGACCTGTTCTGGAGTGGCAGGAGAGGTTCAACATTGCCCTTGGAACAGCACGAGGGCTCGCATACTTGCACAGTGGCTGTGAGCAGAAGATCATCCATTGTGATATAAAGCCAGAAAACATCCTCTTGCACGATCATTTCCAAGTTAAGATCTCAGATTTCGGGCTATCCAAGCTTCTTGGTCCTGAACAGTCGAGCCTCTTCACAACCATGAGAGGGACCCGCGGCTACCTCGCACCCGAGTGGCTAACCAACTCTGCCATCTCAGAAAAGACGGACGTCTACAGCTTTGGGATGGTACTGCTTGAGATTGTAAGTGGTAGAAAAAACTGCTTGTTGCGAACCCAGAGCCATAGCTTGGAGGAGGATAGTAGCGGGACCCGCTCCTCGTCATCTTCAGGGTCGGGGCTGCTGTACTTCCCTTTGTTTGCACTGGAGATGCATGAACAAGGCAAGTATGCGGAGCTTGCTGACCCAAGGCTAGAGAATCGGGTGAAAAGACAGGACGTTGAGAAACTAGTCCGTGTGGCACTTTGCTGTGTCCATGAGGAACCGTCTCTAAGACCAAACATGGCTATTGTGGTTGGCATGCTGGAAGGAAAGATCCCCTTGGGCCACCCGAGAATGGAATCTTTGAATTTTTTGCGCTTTTACGGGCGTCGATTCACCGAAGCCTCTGTGATAGCAGAACAGGAAAACGAGGAAAATGTTCTCTTGTACTCCCAAGCAAATGCTTGTCCAACAAGCACCACTTCAAGTTCACGTAAATCTATGTCTTATATCTCTTCCCAGCAGGTCTCGGGTCCCAGATAG
- the LOC116203029 gene encoding flavonol synthase/flavanone 3-hydroxylase-like, whose amino-acid sequence MAPGEERVQALASAAIHELPDMFVRLAHEQPANSKAIEGVKVPVISLSGPRDAVVDKMRRACNEWGFFLATDHGIPGPLIEQVKRVGVEFFELPHAEKEKLANDRSAGDFEGYGTKMTYNHEQKVEWLDYYFHLLFPPCKVRHERWPHHPPSYKEVTEEYNREIVRVTGELLEMLSEGLGSEKSVLRTCLGGDNIEFEMKINFYPPCPQPQLVLGVEPHTDMSALTILVPNDVPGLQLWKDGQWVAVDYVPDALFIHIGDQIEVLSNGKYKGVLHRSLVNKERTRMSWAVFAAPPQEAIIGPLPELVNEVNPAKYKTRTFAEFRHCKLNKLPLD is encoded by the exons ATGGCGCCGGGCGAAGAGAGAGTCCAAGCCTTGGCCTCCGCTGCGATCCACGAGCTGCCGGACATGTTTGTCCGGCTCGCCCACGAGCAGCCCGCAAACAGCAAGGCCATCGAGGGGGTCAAGGTGCCTGTGATATCCCTCTCTGGGCCCCGTGACGCCGTGGTGGATAAAATGAGGAGGGCGTGCAATGAGTGGGGCTTCTTCCTTGCCACCGATCATGGTATCCCTGGGCCGCTGATCGAGCAGGTCAAGCGCGTCGGCGTTGAGTTCTTCGAGCTCCCCCACGCTGAGAAGGAGAAGCTCGCGAACGATCGTTCTGCCGGGGATTTCGAAGGGTACGGGACGAAGATGACCTATAACCATGAGCAAAAGGTCGAGTGGCTGGACTATTACTTTCACCTCCTGTTTCCCCCTTGTAAAGTCAGGCATGAAAGGTGGCCACACCACCCTCCTTCTTACAA gGAAGTGACAGAAGAATACAACCGGGAGATAGTGAGAGTGACTGGGGAGTTGCTCGAGATGCTGTCAGAGGGGCTGGGCTCGGAGAAGAGTGTCCTCCGGACATGTTTGGGAGGTGACAACATAGAGTTCGAGATGAAGATCAACTTCTACCCGCCGTGTCCGCAGCCCCAACTCGTGCTCGGGGTCGAGCCCCACACGGACATGTCTGCCCTCACCATACTGGTACCCAACGACGTCCCCGGCCTCCAGCTCTGGAAAGACGGCCAGTGGGTTGCCGTCGATTATGTCCCTGATGCGCTCTTTATCCATATCGGCGATCAGATTGAG GTATTAAGCAATGGCAAGTACAAAGGAGTACTCCACAGAAGCTTGGTAAACAAGGAAAGGACTCGCATGTCTTGGGCAGTGTTCGCTGCACCTCCTCAGGAGGCAATAATAGGCCCTCTCCCAGAGCTCGTGAATGAAGTGAACCCGGCCAAGTACAAAACCCGAACTTTCGCCGAGTTTCGACACTGCAAGCTCAATAAGCTTCCGCTCGATTGA